CGGTAATTCACTTGTTGATACATTAGCGAAATTTTATAAAGATGAAGATTTGCAATTATCGTTTACGTTCCAAGCAAAATACTTAGGTATGTCACCATGGGAAAGTCCGGGTGCGTTTTCGATTTTATCGTATATTGAGCATGCTTATGGCGTGTACCACATTAAGGGTGGAATCAATAAGTTAACACAAGCGATGGCCAAAGTTTTTGAGGAAATGGGCGGGAAAATCTATTTAAATAATGGCGTGAAAAAGCTAACGCTACAAGATAAAAAAGTGACCGGCTTTACGTTAGAGGACGGTCAAAAGGTGGAAGCGGATGAAGTGGTGATTAACGGGGACTTTGGGCATATTATGACAACCGTTGTGCAACCAGGGGTATTAAAAAAATACTCTCCGAAAAAATTAGATGAAAAGCATTATTCGTGCTCCACTTTTATGTTGTACTTAGGTGTCAATAAGCGCTTTGATTTACCACATCATACGATTTGGTTTGCGAAAGATTATCGTAAAAATGTAGAGGAAGTGACAAAAACTAAACTCTTATCGGAGGACCCATCGATTTATATTCAAAATGCAATTGCGACAGATGAAACCGTCGCACCAGATGGGAAATCGACATTATATATCCTTGTGCCAGTGCCAAACAATTCGAGCGGCATCAATTGGGATAAGGTAGCAGCTCCTTTCCGTGAAATGGTGCTTGATATGGTATCTGAAAAGTTAGGTGTGGCAGATATTCGAGATTATATCGAGGAAGAGCGTATGATGACCCCTGATAATTGGGCGAACGATATCGGAGTATATAAAGGCGCAACATTCAATTTAGGTCACCAATTATCACAAATGCTGGTATTTAGACCGCGTAATAAGTTTGAAGAGCTAGATCAGTGCTGGCTTGTTGGAGGGGGGACCCATCCTGGTAGTGGGTTGCCGATTATTTTAGAATCGGCCCGTATTACGGCGAATGGTATTTTAAAGCAAGATCACTTGCCGCTGCTTCCAGTAAAACCTTTACCGAAAATCGAGCATTATCGACTTTCTACACAGTTGTATAAGCATCAGCCTGCAGCGATAAAAATGAATACTTAAAAGGAAAAGGCATCGCATGTCGTTATGCGATGCCTTTATCTTATTTACTGTGCATAATCGCCCGTGTAGTTTACAAGTGAGCAAGAGTGAACCCCATTGATTTCGTCGATGAGTGAAACAAAATACGTATTATCATCGACTAAACGCACTTCGACCGTCATTTCAATCATGCCATTTCGAACGGTTTTAGATTTTAATTTTGTATTTAATTTTGCTAATATTTTGCGCACATCTTCATGGGCTTCCTGTGAATAATTAGTGACTAATAAATACGTTTCGCCGCGAATCTTTTTCTTTGATAGCCAAGCGAGTACTGCTCCAAATGCAAGTGAGCCAATGAGTGCAATTGGATACATTCCCGCACCAATCGCAATGCCTCCTGCAATGGCCCAAAACATATAAACGATATCTAACGGGTCTTTAACAGCGGTACGGAAGCGCACAATACTTAATGCCCCAACCATCCCGAGCGACAGCACTATGTTTGTACTAATTGTCATAATAATGACGGAGGTAATCATCGTCATTAATACAAACGATACATTGTAATTGTAGCTATAAACAACGCCGCGGAAGCATGTTTTATAAATAAAATAAATAAACATCCCAACGGCAAATGAGCAAATTAAGCCTAAAATAATTTCAATATATGAAACATTCTTAAATGAATCGAATGATAAAACACTTTTTTTAATAATGTCCTGAAATGATAATGCGTCATTCATCAACATGTCCCCTTACTTAAAATATTGAATTGTACGTTCTCGACAAAGTACATATTTTGAAATTGACGAGCGTACAAGACGTTCTGGTTGAACGAGCTTACGAATGACATCCGGTAAAAACTGATCGAATTTCACTTCAAGTACTAGCTGTTCGGGGTATAGAATATTTTCGTAAATAATCCG
The sequence above is a segment of the Solibacillus sp. FSL H8-0523 genome. Coding sequences within it:
- the crtI gene encoding phytoene desaturase family protein, which produces MKKIAVIGAGPGGLAVAMLLAHKGYDVSVYEKQAYVGGRTSEIRLGDYKFDMGPTFLNMLYIAEEIFELTGRNIRDYIELIDLNPMYQLIFHDKKMNMTRDADEMIRQINELYPGNEGSYERYMEQTNKKLEILAPVLQAPMNRMTDLLNPKVIKALGELEIGNSLVDTLAKFYKDEDLQLSFTFQAKYLGMSPWESPGAFSILSYIEHAYGVYHIKGGINKLTQAMAKVFEEMGGKIYLNNGVKKLTLQDKKVTGFTLEDGQKVEADEVVINGDFGHIMTTVVQPGVLKKYSPKKLDEKHYSCSTFMLYLGVNKRFDLPHHTIWFAKDYRKNVEEVTKTKLLSEDPSIYIQNAIATDETVAPDGKSTLYILVPVPNNSSGINWDKVAAPFREMVLDMVSEKLGVADIRDYIEEERMMTPDNWANDIGVYKGATFNLGHQLSQMLVFRPRNKFEELDQCWLVGGGTHPGSGLPIILESARITANGILKQDHLPLLPVKPLPKIEHYRLSTQLYKHQPAAIKMNT
- a CDS encoding DUF4956 domain-containing protein, with protein sequence MNDALSFQDIIKKSVLSFDSFKNVSYIEIILGLICSFAVGMFIYFIYKTCFRGVVYSYNYNVSFVLMTMITSVIIMTISTNIVLSLGMVGALSIVRFRTAVKDPLDIVYMFWAIAGGIAIGAGMYPIALIGSLAFGAVLAWLSKKKIRGETYLLVTNYSQEAHEDVRKILAKLNTKLKSKTVRNGMIEMTVEVRLVDDNTYFVSLIDEINGVHSCSLVNYTGDYAQ